Part of the Lycium ferocissimum isolate CSIRO_LF1 chromosome 6, AGI_CSIRO_Lferr_CH_V1, whole genome shotgun sequence genome, TGTTGGGCCGCCCTCCAACATTTCTACCAAATAGTGCTAAATATAGGATTACTATAAGAAAAGCATAATATCTTGAAACTCCTCTGAACTAGGCATCGTTTATTTAATTTGGTGCACATCTAAACTATTCTTTATATTAATTACTCTCTTAAATTTGGCATTTTTTGATACTAACATTTACCCTCGGGATGTTGGCATGGCACATTTAAGTTATTACTTGTACTAATTACTTTCTTTTAAGTGCATGAGATTGGTgcaaaaaaatcagcttttaatTAAGTGGGTATTTTTCAGTCGTTAATTGtcatataatcatatgtaaTAATTTATTCCATTTGTGTATTTTTTCTTActtcttcttaattttttttttccgtacttCTTCTTAATATACCAAGCAAATTTTACCTCAACCTcgcatttttttcttttcttctttggatGTAATAGTTGTTTGCTTAATTTTCGGGTTAAAATGTCCTCATTTCACCTATTGAACCCGATTGCCCTTTTCGATTAAAAAATGCTCTTCCTTTTAACGGAATTATAAGATGTCATCTGTGGGGCTTTAATTAAATAGGCGGTACTGACTTATTGATCTGTGCAATTTCTCgtagtttttttattttcttcatttagcGTATTTGCGTTattatagtttttgaaattatacCTACTAATATTATTAGAAAAAAATGAGTCGTTAataaacttggcatataatgagTGATGTTATTAATGTATAATTTCATTGTTGAATGAGGTTACaaacttatttttccttttcttttaaattatgtttacttatgttggaatttattttagaaattcaagaagTAAAAAGGCGGCATGCCATGTAAATATTCCATCTATGAGTTCTAGCAACATATATAAGAAACCAAACTCTGACttttaatcttaaaaaaaaattggtaggTAACTTGTTATATTGTTGTCGAAATACTTGTGGCCTTCAACAGTTCAACGGTCTAACTAAGAAAAGTAAACTAAATTTTTGAGTCATCTTAGTTTTGGTGATACCTTTCCAAGTTATGTATACCAATATTTTATGTGCCTTATAAACTTCTTCTTAAAGAGGGTTTAAACTATATTCCTTATGGATTACTATATCGTAAATTTTCCTTCCTTCCTTTAAAAATTAGAATGTATTTAATTCCACCTCTCTAATATAAAATACTCTACATGTGAAACTACGTGATTGGGCACAAAgattatgaaaataaatagatttttgaaacttgtggttaaTATGTGTGTGACTGTAAAAACttttcattaagagtaaaataatgtaactttattatttttttaaacggtCTAAAAAAGAGATTGACATGAattaaaatggagggagtacttttacaattcgaatatatatatatatttttaatgcaaaaaagcccattttttttccttcttcagcAATCAACATACAAGATACAGGAGTAGTAATCTCAAACAGTACTAGCAACTCCACCATGTACACCTCAAAGTAttacaaaattttgtatatttccATTTCAAATGCTACGAACATATAAACTTGAAACTAATGAATCAATTTTTACCTATGGATCTCTCAAATCTCCTCCTCACTGAATGAAAAAGCAAGCTAACCAAAAAGCACTAACAATTTTAGaatacaagaagaagaaaagtccTTGCTAGTGAGAAGTGATTAATCGCTTCCCCATTTTCTCGCGACGCTGTCTTTGGCAGAAACACGAGAAGGAACTTCCTCCTGAGAAATGGTACCAAAGTTGTATTGGCTAGCAGGATATACCTTTCTCATAATCTATGATGTTACAAAGGTAAACCCGTTCCTTGCTTCTCGCAGCTTGAACAGCAGAGGGTTGAATATGACAGCAAGTATCATGTCTCCTTTTGTAACTATTAAGTACATGACAATAATACCCAAAATAGCAAGGCTTGCTTGTTGGGCTTCCTGCCAGAAACGACCATCGTCGGAGCCATCAAACCATCTACGCCAATTAAACCAACTGCCTCCACCTGAATTGTCTCCTCCACCTGCTTCCTCCCTTCGTTTAATTTCTTTATCCCATTTCTCATACTCACTTTTCTTTCCTCCCAAAGCACCTTCTAAAGCTTTTCTAGCCTCGTCCTGTTTGTGGTTGTTAGAGAAGAGGCAAGTGAATCTGCCATTAGACTGTAGTTTGTGTTGTAAAGAACTAAAGCTCTTTTTGGCCGGCTGTGTCAAAGATGAGGTGCGGTGATGCTGCGGTTGAAATTCGTAGGCTCATCAGCACCTGCGCCGTAGATTTTGGGTTTTGCGCAAATGGCCTA contains:
- the LOC132061146 gene encoding uncharacterized protein LOC132061146, producing the protein MEANRLNALQRAAAAKDARLGHLRKTQNLRRRFTCLFSNNHKQDEARKALEGALGGKKSEYEKWDKEIKRREEAGGGDNSGGGSWFNWRRWFDGSDDGRFWQEAQQASLAILGIIVMYLIVTKGDMILAVIFNPLLFKLREARNGFTFVTS